From uncultured Desulfovibrio sp.:
GGGACCGGCCGCAGGGCTACAGCATCGATCTGATCAACCTGCTTGCCCAGCGCATCGGGTTCAAAGTGGAATATGTCACCCGGCCGACCCGGGAAGAGCTTCTACAACTGTTCAAGCAGGACTATCTGGACCTGTTGCATTCGCTTTATCGCACACCGCAACGAAAAGAACTCGGCATCTTCTCCGAGCCCTACTTTCGCATGAAGCAGGTATTTGTCACGCGCAAGGATGACGCGAACATTTCCGATTTCCAGCAGTTGAACGGCAAGACCGTCGCGACCGGTAAGACGTGGGCGGACTCGGAATTTTTGGCGACACAGTACCCCGGCATCAAACGTCTCTTCCGCGACAGCGTCGAGCAGATGCTGGAGGCCGTGTCGAACGGAGATGCCGATGCCGCGGTTCAAGGGGATGGAGTTGCCGAGTACTGGCTGCGGAGACGAGGATTTACGGACCTGAAGATTTCCGCCTGGGCCAAGGGATTCGACAAGGGAAGGCCTCAATCTTTTTACTTCATGGCGCATAAGACCGCTCCGCAGTTGGTCTCCATACTCGACAAGGCGCTGGCCTCGGTGACACCCGGCGAGTTGCAGGAATTACAAACCAAGTGGTTCGGCTCCGGCGCCGTCAGCGAAACGACACCCGAGGTCAAACGCATCGACCTGACCGAGGAACAACAGGACTACCTTCGCCGCAAGGGGTCGATCAGGATGTGTTCCGCGCCGTCGACCCCGCCCTTTGCCCAGATTACCAGCGACGGCGTCCATCAAGGAATCGCCGCCGATATCATCTCGAAATTGGCGAACCTCATCGGCACGGAGATAACCCTGGTCCCGACCAAGACGTGGAACGAATCGATCGAATTCGTCAAGTCCCGGCGATGCGATATTCTTTCCTATGCCGGGATGACCGAACAGCGGAAAGAGTTCCTGGATTTCACCACCCCTTATCTTTCCATGCCCATTGCCGTCGTGACCCGGAACGATCAACCCTTTATCGTCTCTTTAAAACCATTTTTAAATGAATCCTTTGGCGGTATCAGGGAAACGACCTATGTCGCGGCCTTCAAGGCGCAGTATCCGACGGCCCACATAACAGAATTCGATAACAGTCTCGAAGGGTTGCAACAAGTCAGAATGGGAAAGTTGTTCGGCTTTGTCAGCGCGTTGCCCATCGTCGCCTACCAGATCCAATCTCATGCGCTTCTCGATCTCAAAGTGGCCGGACAACTGGACGAAAAATTCGAGATGTCGGTGGCGACACGCAACGACGAGCCGCTGTTGGGCAGCATTTTCCAGGCCGCGATCAATGCCCTACCCCAGGAGCAACGCCAGGAGATCCTCAATAGATGGCTCGCCGTCCGCTACGAGCAAGGCTTCGATTATGCCCTGATGTGGAAAATCGGACTTGCCGTCGCAGTTTTGTTCGCGGGCGTTCTGATCTGGAATCGACGGCTAGCCACGCTTCACGCCCGGATTGCCGCGCAGAATGCCGAACTGGCCATTGCCGCCGCTGCCTTCAACTCCCAGGAAGGCATGATTGTGACAGACCCGGATAAAGTGATCCTGCGCGCCAATCAGGCATTCCTGGAGATCACCGGCTATCGAGCAGAAGAAGTGATCGGCCGAACACCTCGCTTGTTTTCATCCGGGCGTCACGATGCGGCGCTTTACCGGGCCATGTGGGACGCCATAGACCATGCCGGCAGTTGGCAGGGAGAAATCTGGAATCGCCGCAAGAATGGCGATCTTTATGCCACCTGGCTTACCGTCTCGGTGGTCAGGGACGAAAAGGGAAACGTCACCAATTACATCGGCACACAATTCGACATCACCGAGCGCAAGAGAACCGAGCAGGCGCTGGCCGAAAGTGAAGCCCGATTCCGAAGGTTCTTCGAGGATAATGGCTCGGTCATGTTGCTGGTCGATCCGTCGAACGGGGAGATCATCGCCGCAAATCGCGCCGCGTCGGCCTATTACGGCTATGCGCCGGAACGTTTGACGGGAATGAACATCAATCAGATCAATATACTGCCCCCCGAGGAGGTCGCGCTCGAATACCAGCAGGCGCTTCGCGAGGAACGCTACTATTTCGACTTCCGTCACCGGCTCGCTTCCGGCGAGGTCCGCGATGTCGAGGTCTATTCCACGCCGGTGGAATTCGACGGCAGGCCCATCCTCTCGTCCATCGTCCATGACATCAGCCAGCGTAAGGCGGCCGAGGCCAGATCACGGCGTCTGGCCAATCTCTACGCGGCGTTGAGCCAGTGCAATCAGGCGATCGTACACTGCGCCAGCGAAGTCGAACTGTTCCCGAAGATCTGTCGCTGCGCGGTCGATTACGGCTTTGCGAAAATGGCCTGGATCGGCTTTGTCAACGAGGAGGGCTCGCTGGTCGAACCGGTCGCCTCGTATGGCGACGACACGGGGTATCTGGATGATCTGTCGATTCCAATGGATGTGGGGAACCCGCTTTCGAGGGCACCTGCCACCACCTCAATCCGCGATGATCAGGCAATATGGTATCAAGATTTCGCCCGTGATTTAGAGATCGGTCCCACCTCGCAATCTTGGCATGAACGCGCGGCGAATGCCGGAATTCACGGGCTGGCCTCTCTCCCGTTACATCGCGCAGGTTCTGCGGTCGGGTGCCTTGTCATCTACGCCGACACGGTCGATGCCTTCGATGAGGAGGCCCGCAAGCTTTTGATCGAAATGGCGATGGATATCAGTTTTGCGCTGGGCAATTTCGCCCGCGAGGCAGAGCGACAGCAATCGGCGAAGGCGCTGAGCGCCAGCGAAGCCCGCTATCGTCTCGTTTTCAAGACCAGCCCGAACGCCATCGCCATCAACCGTCTGGACGATGGGGCTTATGTCGAGATCAACGACGGATTTATCAACATGACGGGCTTTGGCCAAGATGACGTTCGGGGGCGCACGTCCTTCGACATCGATATCTGGGGCGATCCCGAAAGTCGCGTGTATCTGGTCGAACGACTGAAGCAGGATTCAATCTGCCAGAACGTAGAGGCCCAATTCAGGAAAAAGAATGGGGAACTACTTTGGGGTTTGATGTCTGCGTCGGTCATCGAACTCGATGGTGAACGCTGCATTCTTTCCGTCACACGGGATATTACCGACATCAAGATGGCCGAAGAGGAGATCAAGACCCTCGCATTTTACGACCCGTTAACGCATCTGCCCAATCGACGACTTTTGATGGACCGCCTGCAGCAAGCTCTCGCCCTTTCCACCAGGGACGGGTGCAAATGCGCCTTGTTGTTCGTAGATCTCGATAACTTCAAGACCCTGAACGACAGCAGTGGCCATGCCATCGGCGACCTCCTTTTGCAAGAAGTCGCCGCGCGTCTTGTCGCCAGTGTGCGCGAGGCCGACACCGTGGCCCGACTGGGCGGAGACGAATTCATTGTGCTCATCGAACAGTTGAGTGAATCTATTGAAGAGGCGGCGAAACAGGCCGAGGGAGTCGGCGAGAAAATCCTTGCCGCCATCAATAACCCTTATCAGCTTGCCGACAGAGAATACCGAAGCACGACCAGCATCGGCATCGCCATGTTCGGGGGGCAGCATGAGAAAACGGACAAGCTTCTGATGCAGGCCGACATCGCGATGTATCAGGCTAAGGCTGCAGGACGCAATGTGATACGCTTTTTTTCGCCTGACCTCCAGAACATCCTCGATTCCCGTGTGGAGACGGAAAATGATTTGCATCTGGCCATCGAAAGAGAACAATTCTCTCTTCATTACCAACCGCAATGGGATCATGGCAGCCTTGTCGGTGCCGAGGCGCTGATACGTTGGAACCATCCGGAGCGGGGCGTGGTGACGCCGGGAGACTTCATTCCCCTGGCCGAGGAAACCGGGTTGATCCTGCCTTTGGGGCAGTGGGTGCTGCAAACCGCCTGCCGTCAGATTGCGGCTTGGCGTGACCAGCCGGACATGGCCCATCTCACGCTCGCGGTCAATGTCAGCGCCCTCCAGTTCCGGCAGCCGAACTTCATCGATCAGACGGTTACGACGCTGGAGCAAACTGGGGCCGACCCTCAGCACCTCAAGCTTGAGCTCACGGAAAGCATGCTGGTGGACAACGTCGAAGACGTCATCGCCAAGATGTTGGCTCTGCGGTCCCGTGGCGTGACGTTCTCGCTGGACGATTTCGGGACCGGCTACTCGTCGCTGTCCTACCTGAAACGCCTGCCCTTGGACCAGGTGAAGATCGACAGATCGTTCGTCAAGGATCTGCTGACGGACGCCAATGACGCGGCCATTGCCCGAACCATTGTCGCCTTGGGACAGGCCATGGGTCTGTCGGTTATTGCCGAGGGCGTGGAAACCGAAGCTCAGAAGGGCTTCCTCACCAGCTTGGGCTGCAAAGCCTTTCAAGGGTTCCTTTTCGGGCGGCCAATGCCCATTGATGAGTTTCAAGCGCTGGTTCGGTGCTGAGTTGTGTGACGCGACAGGAAGTTAGTAATAGTAATAATAATTATTTCGATCGAGCACAGCCGCCGTTTCTCGGTAACTAGACTGGGACGGTGATTGAATTATGTAGGAAGTGGTTTGGGGGGGCAGGATTTGAACCTACAACCTCCAGGCTTTAAGCACATGTGCTCTTCCGTAGGAAGGTTAAAAGGGTGGGAGTGTCCAGAATTTTTCGCACATTTTGTAGCAGCCAGTTGGTAAAGCATGGTTTCGTATTGAGCCGCTGGTACTCACGCCAATGGCTACAAGCACTGATACGTTTTGTACTTCGCCACCCCAAGAGCATTTCAGCCATATCCCATCCACAAAAATGTACGGGGATTTTGGTTCAAGGGGCCGGTTGCGCCATTCCTCAACCCGCTCAAAAATCTTCTGATGCAAGTCGCTTATTGTGCTTGGGCTGACTCGACTGCCCCAAAGAGCCTCGGTAATGTCCTCTATACAGACCCTCTGGGTACGCAGGGGCCGCGTATCAAAGGCAGGTCAAACAACAGCAAAAGGCCGTCACAGCTCCAGACCTGAAGTCTTTTATGGCAAACATAGGCCAGCACGACAGTGGTATTTCTTCTGCACGAGCGGCTTCACCCGTGATGCTGAAAACTACGCTCGCAGCCAGGAGAGTAAAAGAATCATGTTGATCAACAGCGCCAAGTTGGCACAGCTTTGGACGAACAATATTCCTCGCCTCAGTGATCAGGCTTGGCAGCGGCTGCCGCTTACCCCCATTTATTCTCTAACACCTGAAGGTAAAAAATTGAGTAGGAATGAGAGCACAAGTTCTGAGCCTACGGCCTTCGGTTGATATGTGCGGGAAAGAGTTAAAAAGGGGGTTAGTTCGGGGTGTGTGCGGATGTCTTTTGATGTATCTGGATGCACCCTAACATTACTAATTTATTTAATTTGCAATTTTAGAGGCTGTCCTTTTACGCCGCCAACAGGGGTTCAAATCCCCTTGGGGACGCCACTCGAGAAAAAAGGGGTACACTGAAAAATGTAACCCTTTTTTCGTGCGCTTTCTACAGCCCCAAAGGGCGTATTCCTTAGCTGCATTCATTTTTCTTCTACTCCGGCACCTTCTCGCGTAAGGGCACCAGCCTGCATGGTATGCCCATTTTTTCTTAGGGCCGCCATTCCCGAGGTAGCCCCCTTGCCCAGATGGGCAAGCCGCCGCTATACTTGCTATTGCCCGGCCCTGACGCCGCAGGCCAATCCCACCAAGGAAACCGCCCATGCCCGCATCCCTGCTGCTCAATCCCTTTCGCACCGCGCCCGCTCAGGGCGTGGACGTTACCGATTTTTCACCCGCCATGGCCCGGCACGTCCGCGCGTACCATGCATCTTTCAGCCAGTACCGCCCCACTCCGCTGGTAAGCCTGCCGGGGCTGGCGGCAAGCCTTGGCCTAAAAAACGTCTGCGTAAAGGATGAATCGCACCGCTTTGGCCTCAATGCCTTCAAGGTGCTTGGCGGCTCCTACGCCGTGGCTCGCTGCCTTGCCGAGCGCATGCACCTGCCAGCCGAGGGCTTTGTGCGGGGCATGCTTGACGCCCCCGCCGCCAGAGCAGCCGCAGGGCAGATAACATTTATCAGCACAACGGACGGCAACCACGGCAGGGGGCTGGCATGGACAGCCCGCGAGCTGGGCTACCCCTGCATCATCTACATGCCCAAAGGGTCGGACAAAACCCGCCAGAACAACATTCTGGCGCTTGACGCGCAGTGCAGCATCACTCATCTCAATTATGACGACACCGTGCGTATGAGCTGGAATCTGGCGCAGGAGAAAGGCTATGTGATGGTGCAGGATACCGCGTGGGATGGCTACGAGCAGATTCCCGCATGGATCATGCAGGGGTACTTGACCCTTGCCGCAGAAATTCTGGAGCAGATGGGCGCAGCCGCCATTCGCCCGACCCACTGTTTTCTTCAGGCGGGCGTGGGATCATTTGCCGCTGCGGTTGCGGGTTTTCTGGTGGCGGCCCTTGGCGAGGCGGCCCCACGATTCATTGTGGTGGAACCGCATGCCGCCGATTGCTTTTACCGCTCCGCACTGGCGGGCGACGGCAAGGCCCATGCCGTGGGCGGCGACCTGCAGACCCTCATGGCCGGGCTTGCCTGCGGCGAGCCGAGCAGTCTGGCCTGGAGCATCCTCAAGGATTACAGCACGGCCTTCATGTCCTGCCCGGATTACATGGCAGCCAACGGCATGCGCATGCTGGCGGCACCCGTGAGGGGTGATCAGCCCATTGTTTCCGGCGAATCTGGCGCGGCTGGCGCGGGCGCACTGCACTGGCTCATGAGCAGCCCCGCTGCGGCAGATCAGCGCGAAACTCTGGGCCTGAACGCCGAAGCCTCGGTTCTGCTCATCAGCACCGAGGGCGACACGGTGCCGCACATCTATAGAAAGATTGTCTGGCAGGGCGCGTATGCAGATGAGGAGTGCGCCTGACGCCAGCCGCACCCGTCAAGAATTGTGCATATGCCCCACTGCATCCGCTATTGTTTGTTTTTCCATTCCTTTTTCAGCAGGGCATAGAGGCATGTATTTTCGTATTTGGGCGTTCCATCGGCATTGCTGACAAATGAAATGAACTCCTTGAAAAGCCCTTCCCTGCGCATGCCCAGCCGCTCGCACAGTTTTTGCGAGCGGATATTGTCATCTTCCACATAGGCATATACCCGCCTTGCGCCCTTGTGGGTAAAAAGGATGTCAATGAACGCCCTTGCGGCCTCGCTCGCGTATCCCTTTCCCTCATGACTGCTGTTCAGATGCCAGCCCAGGCCATAGGTATCCGGCTCATCATTCGCGGCAAACATCAGCCCGATCATCACATCCTGCTCTTTGAGGCAAACCGCCAGTTGCACGGGGTCTGCGCTTCGCCGCGCAACGTCGGCAACCGCTGCTTCCATCGAATCCAGACGGTCAGGCGCAAAACAGTGGACGCGTGGATGCGAAAGCATTTCAAACAGGCCTGCCGCATCCTTGGCTTCAAAAGGTCTCAGGACAAGACGTTCCGTTTCAAATTTTGCCACAGCAACCTCCTGTATTTCAAAATCATCATCTCTGTTCATGCCATGCTCAATGTTGTTCTGGCTGCGCCGCAGGTTCGGCAGAAGGCTCTTTTCGCCGCAGCTTTCCGCTGAAAAAACGGGTCACGACGATGAAGAACAGCGGCGTGTAGTAAATGCCCAAACCTGTTGCGGTGATCATGCCTGTCAGCACTGCTGTGCCAAGTGCGTTTTGCGCGCCGGAGCCTGCCCCGCTGCTGAGCGCCAGCGGCACCACACCAAGAATGAAGCATAGCGAGGTCATTATGATGGGCCGCAGACGAAGCCGGGAGGCCTCCACAGTGGCTGCAACCAGATCTTTGCCGCCCCTGTGCATTTCTCTGGCAAATTCCACGATCAGGATTGAGTTCTTGGCCGACAGGCCAATGATCGTCAGCAGTGCAATTTGCAGGTAAATGTCATTATTCATGCCGCGCAGGTACACACCGCCCAGTGCGCCCACAATGCCCGTGGGCACCGCCAGCAGCACTGCCAGCGGGATAGTCCAGCTTTCGTACAGGGCAGCCAGACAAAGAAAGACCACGATAATGGAAACAGCGTACAGCAAAGGGGCCTGACTTGCGGACACACGCTGCTGAGAGGAAAGCCCCGTCCAGGCATAATCAAAACCGGGGGGCATACTTGCCGCGCTTTTTTCCATTGCCGTCATGGCTTGCCCGGTGCTTTGCCCCGGCGCGGCGGCCCCTTCAATCTTTACGGACGGTATGCCCTGATAGCGGGTCAGGCTTGGGGAAGCCAAAACGGACTTTACGCCGATAAAACTGGAGAACGGCACCATCTCGTCCTTGGCGTTGCGCAGATAAAAGCGCCTGAAATCGTCTACTCCGGCGCGAACCGAAGGCTCCGCCTGAAGGTATACCTTTTTTGTTCTGCCCTTATCCGAAAAATCATTGATATATTCACCCGCCCAGTAGGCGCTGATGGCGCTGTTTATTTCGGCTCTGCTCAGGCCGTAAGCGCCAGCCTTGCTGTTGTCGATGACCAGATCGTACTGCTCGGTATCGGCCATGCCGCTATACCTTACGCTGGTAACAGCAGTGGATTTTGCCGCACTTTCCAGCAGGGCATCCTTGGCGTTGAGCAAGGCCGCGTGCCCTTTGCCGCCGCGATCCATCAGTTCCAGCTCAAAGCCAGAGGAAGTGCCAAGCTCCATGACCGCCGGGGGCGACATCACAACTATTTCCGCCCCGGCTATGGATGAAAACCGTTCCGTGGCGCGTTCCATCACGTCAGAGGCGCTCTGCCCCGGGCCGCGTTTGCTCCAGTCCTTGAGCAGGGGAAGCACCATGGCCGAGTTCTGGCCGGAACCGCTGAATCCCCAGCCGATAACGCTCATGACGCTTTCTATGGAATCCTTTTCGTCTTTGCGAAAGTAGGCATCAATCTCTTTGACAATCTTTTCCGTGCGCTCAAGTGACGCGCTCGGCGGCAACTGCACGTCAACATACAGGATGCCCTGATCTTCATCCGGCAAAAATGCCGAAGGCAAAAGCATAAACAAAGCCAGGCACCCTGCTGCCAAAACCGCAAATACCACGCCCCACCGCAAGGGGTGCCGCACCATGCCGCTCACGCCACGGCTGTAGCGTTCCGTAAAGGCGGCAAACCATCGGTTGAAGCGCCCAAAGAAGCCTTCGCCCGTTCCATTGCCATGCGTACGCAGCATGGTGGCGCACAGGGCAGGCGTAAGCACAATGGCAACCACTACAGAAAGTACCATTGACGCAACAATGGTCACGGAAAACTGCCGGAAGATTGCCCCGGTGGAGCCGGGCATAAAGGCCATGGGAACAAACACGGCGGATATGACCACGGCAACGCCCACAAGTGCCCCGGTTATCTGCCTCATGGATTTGAGCGCGGCCTCCTTTGGGGAAAGCCCCTCGTCGCGCATGAGGCGCTCCACATTTTCCACCACAACAATGGCGTCATCCACCAAAAGACCAATAGCCAGCACCATGCCGAACATGGTCAATGTGTTGATGGAAAAACCCGTGGCCGCAAATACCGCGAACACCCCGAGCAGCACCACAGGTACGGCAATGGCCGGAATAAGCGTGGCGCGGTAGCTCTGCATGAACACAAACATCACCGCCACAACAAGGGCAATGGCCTCAAAAAGGGTACGCACAACCGACCGTATGGATTTTTCCACAATGGGCGCGCGGTCGTCAGCATAGGCATATTTCAACCCCGGCGGGAAAAAGCTGGCGAGCGACTGCAATTCGGCCTTGATTCCCCTGGTGGTTTGCAGAACGTTGGCCCCCGATGAAAGCTTGAAAGCCAGCCCCGTACCCGCATGCCCGTTGAAAAATGTGGTGCCCATGGAACTTTCTTCATTCAGTTCGATGCGGGCAACATCCTTAAGCAGCACTGCGGATCCGTTTTCTTCCACCCGCAGCTGAATCTGTTCAAACTGTTCCGCTGTTTCCAGGCTGGATGAGGCGTTGATGGCAATATTGATCTCCTGCCCCGGCAAGGCAGGGGCCGCCCCCACCTGACCGCCAGCAACCTGGGCGTTCTGGGCGCGCACGGCAGCAATAATATCCTGAGGATTCAGCTTGTACTGGCGCATTTTGTCCGGGTCGCACCAGATGCGCATGGCATTTTGAAAACCGTACAGGGTGATTGCACCAACGCCCTGAACGCGGCTCAAGGGGTCAACAAGCGAGCTTGCCACATAGTCGCTTATGTCATTGGGGCGCATGGTATCGCTGGCATCGTAAAAAGCCACTGTCATGAAGGAATTGTCCACGGCTTTGGACGCCTGGACGCCCTGCCGCTGCACTATATCGGGCAGCAGGGAAAGAGCCTGCTGCACCTTGTTCTGCACCTGCACCTGCGCCGTATCGGCATCCGTGCCCGCAGCAAAGGTGAGGGTAATTTCCGTACCGCCGGAGGAACTGCTGGTTGATTTCATGTGCAGCAGGTTGTCCAGACCTTTTATCTGCTGCTCAATGATCTGCGTGACGCTGCGGTCAACAATGGACGCGGTCGCTCCTGGGTACTGGGCAGAGATGGATATCTGCGGCAGGGCGATATCCGGGTAATGCGCAACGGGGAGCCTGCCAAGAGCCAGCAGCCCGGCCAGCATAATGATGATGGCAATAACCCAGGCAAAGATGGGGCGATTGATGAAAAAAGCTGCCATACCCTACCGTGCCTCGGTGGCAGACGCCGCAGGGGCGGCCTTTGTTTGCAAAGATTGCGCGGGTACGCCCCGCACAAGTTCACCGGGGGCCGCTTTCTGGAAGCCCTCAACCACCAGCATGTCGCCAGCGCTGAGGCCCGCGCCCACAATCCAGCGGTTGCCGTATGCGCGGTCAATGCTCACATCGCGCCGCGTCAGACGAAAAATCCCGTCTTCCGTGCCTTCTTTCTGCAACACGTAAACAGAATGCCCGCCCGTATTGTTCACAAAGGCGGCCCCCTGCGGGATCAGCACTGCCTTGTCCACCGAACCTTCTTCAATAGCGGCCTTAACGTACATGCCCGGCAGCAGCAGCCCGTCAGGATTATCGACCACAGCCCGCAGCATGATGCTCCCCGTGCTCTGCGCGACAGATATTTCAGAAAACAGCAGGTCGCCCTGTATCCAGGCCGATTCACCAGCGTGCGCTGCTGTGGCGACTGGCGTATAGGGCGAGCCGTCTTCCAGCGTCAGCCGGATTTTGGCGGTATTCCCCTTGGCAGATATGCGGCCTTGCGCAAGGGCGCGGCGCAGGCGGATAGCTTCCGCGCTGGATTGCGTTATATCAATATAGACGCGGTCAATCTGCTGGATAACGGCCAGAGGGGATGACTGATTGGCCGTAACCAGAGCGCCGACCGTAACGGCAGAGGCCCCAATGCGGCCTGACACTGGGGCTTTTATTTCTGTATAGGCAAGATTGATGGCCGCTGTTTCAAGCTCGGCCTCCGCCCTGGCAACGCGGGCGCGGGCCTGACCATGCTGCGAGATGGAATTGTCCAGCTCCTGCTGGCTTACGGCGTATTGCTTTATCAATTGCCGCTGACGTTTTTCCAGCAGGGCAATGGCGGTAACAGCAGCCTTTGCCTCCGCAAGCGAGGCTCTGGCCGTGGCGTGGGCCGCCTGATAGATGGCCGGGTCTATGCGGTACAAGACCTGCCCTTTTTTTATATCTGCGCCTTCTTCAAAAAGACGCTCAATGACAATGCCGTCAACCTGAGGCCGAACCTCCGCCGTTACCAGCGCGGACACTCTCCCCGGCAGCGTACTGCTCAGGGTCAACTTTTCTTCCCCCAGCACAAGGTATTGCACCTCGGCATGGGCTGGGCCAGACTCCTCCGCCTTGTTGCAGCCAAGGGCGAGCACAGTCAGCCACAAGGGCACGAGCAGCCACAGTCGAATTTTTTTCATACTAAACCAGCGCATTACAAACACCTCTGCTCTTGTATGGGCAAGCAACTTCCGGCTTGCCCTTTTGCCTGTAATTTGCCAGCGTAAACTATACAGTTACTTTAGAGTCAAGGGAAAAATGAAATGAAAAAGAATCTGCTCACCTCAGGCGAATTCGCCAGCCTGTGCGGCACGCAAAAAGGCACCCTGCTGTTTTATGAAAAGGAAGGGTTGCTGAAACCCAGACACGTTTCAGAAAACAGGTACCGCCGATACGGGATTGAGCAGTATTTTGAATTTGACCTGCTCTCCATGCTCAAGGAGGTCGGCAGTTCGCTGAAGGAGGTCAAGGCGCACCTGCATAACATGAACGGCGAGGATTTCTTGTCCTTCCTGCGGGAAAAACAGCTCGCCGCAGAAAAGGAACTGCGCCGAGTGGCCCAGCGCAGATTGATGCTCAAAGACATGACCGGCTGCCTGCGCGAAGCCCTGGATTTTGAATACGACACCATGACCGTACGGCACCAAAAGGCAGAACGGCTGGAAATGACCCCCACAGGCGCAAGCCCCTCAGAGTCGCAATGGGAACTTGTACAACGCTTTGTGGAATATAATCGGGGATATGATCAGCAGGAAGAAAAACCGCGTTACCCCTTTGGCGTTGTCTTTTGCCTGGATGACATACGGCAGGGCAGCTATGTTGAGCGCTATTACTTCACCAAGGTGCGGCGCTCCACGCCGCCCTCCCTCCTCCATATAAAACCTGAGGGAAAATACGCCATTCTGGCCCACAACGGCACGGATGCCTCGCACAGGCTGGCCCTTGCCGATATGCTGAAGAAGGTCAGCACCGCAGGCCTGACCATGAAAAGCGATGTCTATGTGTGCGACATGATGAGTTACGTCATGCAGGAGGGCGGCGACTGCTACGCGGTGAAATACGCCATTCGGGTTGAATAGCGGCATGCGGCCTCAATTGACGGTTCCCCGTAATCAGGCCCGCCAGCACGGCCCGTGCGCCCTCGCCCCTGCCCCGCCGATACGTATTTTCCTCTTGCGGGCGGGGCGCTGTAATCGTAGAGATATGCAAGAGCTATACGATTGCTCCACCAAAATCATTATGAGGCCCCACATGCAGGTTTGCAAAAAATTGGCTGACGGCGTTTTGCATGTCA
This genomic window contains:
- a CDS encoding EAL domain-containing protein, with amino-acid sequence MNSIKWLFMVLTTAIFLAASALAVAVDQAQSLGLTDDERAWLQDHPVIRVGNQTNLPPFDFAVGDRPQGYSIDLINLLAQRIGFKVEYVTRPTREELLQLFKQDYLDLLHSLYRTPQRKELGIFSEPYFRMKQVFVTRKDDANISDFQQLNGKTVATGKTWADSEFLATQYPGIKRLFRDSVEQMLEAVSNGDADAAVQGDGVAEYWLRRRGFTDLKISAWAKGFDKGRPQSFYFMAHKTAPQLVSILDKALASVTPGELQELQTKWFGSGAVSETTPEVKRIDLTEEQQDYLRRKGSIRMCSAPSTPPFAQITSDGVHQGIAADIISKLANLIGTEITLVPTKTWNESIEFVKSRRCDILSYAGMTEQRKEFLDFTTPYLSMPIAVVTRNDQPFIVSLKPFLNESFGGIRETTYVAAFKAQYPTAHITEFDNSLEGLQQVRMGKLFGFVSALPIVAYQIQSHALLDLKVAGQLDEKFEMSVATRNDEPLLGSIFQAAINALPQEQRQEILNRWLAVRYEQGFDYALMWKIGLAVAVLFAGVLIWNRRLATLHARIAAQNAELAIAAAAFNSQEGMIVTDPDKVILRANQAFLEITGYRAEEVIGRTPRLFSSGRHDAALYRAMWDAIDHAGSWQGEIWNRRKNGDLYATWLTVSVVRDEKGNVTNYIGTQFDITERKRTEQALAESEARFRRFFEDNGSVMLLVDPSNGEIIAANRAASAYYGYAPERLTGMNINQINILPPEEVALEYQQALREERYYFDFRHRLASGEVRDVEVYSTPVEFDGRPILSSIVHDISQRKAAEARSRRLANLYAALSQCNQAIVHCASEVELFPKICRCAVDYGFAKMAWIGFVNEEGSLVEPVASYGDDTGYLDDLSIPMDVGNPLSRAPATTSIRDDQAIWYQDFARDLEIGPTSQSWHERAANAGIHGLASLPLHRAGSAVGCLVIYADTVDAFDEEARKLLIEMAMDISFALGNFAREAERQQSAKALSASEARYRLVFKTSPNAIAINRLDDGAYVEINDGFINMTGFGQDDVRGRTSFDIDIWGDPESRVYLVERLKQDSICQNVEAQFRKKNGELLWGLMSASVIELDGERCILSVTRDITDIKMAEEEIKTLAFYDPLTHLPNRRLLMDRLQQALALSTRDGCKCALLFVDLDNFKTLNDSSGHAIGDLLLQEVAARLVASVREADTVARLGGDEFIVLIEQLSESIEEAAKQAEGVGEKILAAINNPYQLADREYRSTTSIGIAMFGGQHEKTDKLLMQADIAMYQAKAAGRNVIRFFSPDLQNILDSRVETENDLHLAIEREQFSLHYQPQWDHGSLVGAEALIRWNHPERGVVTPGDFIPLAEETGLILPLGQWVLQTACRQIAAWRDQPDMAHLTLAVNVSALQFRQPNFIDQTVTTLEQTGADPQHLKLELTESMLVDNVEDVIAKMLALRSRGVTFSLDDFGTGYSSLSYLKRLPLDQVKIDRSFVKDLLTDANDAAIARTIVALGQAMGLSVIAEGVETEAQKGFLTSLGCKAFQGFLFGRPMPIDEFQALVRC
- a CDS encoding GNAT family N-acetyltransferase, which codes for MAKFETERLVLRPFEAKDAAGLFEMLSHPRVHCFAPDRLDSMEAAVADVARRSADPVQLAVCLKEQDVMIGLMFAANDEPDTYGLGWHLNSSHEGKGYASEAARAFIDILFTHKGARRVYAYVEDDNIRSQKLCERLGMRREGLFKEFISFVSNADGTPKYENTCLYALLKKEWKNKQ
- the dpaL gene encoding diaminopropionate ammonia-lyase; its protein translation is MPASLLLNPFRTAPAQGVDVTDFSPAMARHVRAYHASFSQYRPTPLVSLPGLAASLGLKNVCVKDESHRFGLNAFKVLGGSYAVARCLAERMHLPAEGFVRGMLDAPAARAAAGQITFISTTDGNHGRGLAWTARELGYPCIIYMPKGSDKTRQNNILALDAQCSITHLNYDDTVRMSWNLAQEKGYVMVQDTAWDGYEQIPAWIMQGYLTLAAEILEQMGAAAIRPTHCFLQAGVGSFAAAVAGFLVAALGEAAPRFIVVEPHAADCFYRSALAGDGKAHAVGGDLQTLMAGLACGEPSSLAWSILKDYSTAFMSCPDYMAANGMRMLAAPVRGDQPIVSGESGAAGAGALHWLMSSPAAADQRETLGLNAEASVLLISTEGDTVPHIYRKIVWQGAYADEECA